tgatcgtctttatatagtcagtgatcgtctttatatagtcagtgatcgtctttatatagtcagtgatcgtctttatatacagtctcagGTGAAAACACGTCAGGTGTCACTTACCACAGGTTCAGCGATCTTGTCTCTGTCGTcctgccgacacacacacacaaatacaattattttcatgatttcagCTGCATTGAAAGTatcagtggacacacacacacacacacacactgaccggGTGCAGCTCTCCGATCACCATGCCGAGGGCCATCTCTCTGGCGTCACTGGAGTGTCCGACGTCCTCGAAGCTCTCGGTGGCGTTTCCTCCGGCCtgctccctcagcacctcctctcctcccgggTGCTGCGCGAGGAAACGACCCGACACATTACAAATGGATCTTCATATggaaacaggtgtgtgtgtgtgtgtgtgtgtgtgtgtgtgtgtgtgtgtgtgtgtgtgtgtgtgtgtgtgtgtgtgtgtgtgtgtgtgtgtctgtgctgtaaGGTGGTCAATATAAACGACCAAACAACGAAATCGATTGATGGAGAAAGTGAGTAATCTTTAGTCGCAGCCTctatgttgttctttttctctgtggcaAAAAATACTATCTCCTCAAAGGTTCACtgacgttttttcttcttcttctttctgggCTCTCAACCACATCTCACGGTCTTCACACACGCCACGTTAATGCTGAATGATGAACGGCGTCGGCCTCATCACAGACGAGTCCTGCCAAGGATTCACTTTGTCCCCGAGTGAACCATGACGCCGTCCGGGTTAACTATTGGTCAACACGCCCTCAACCTGGAGCGAATCACCGGCCCCGATCGAGGTgatgggtcaaaggtcagagaaaCTAGGGGAGAGTTCTGAGCCACAAGTCGGCAAACACGGACAACAACGTTTCTTATGATACACGTAGAGATGCAACAGATCAACTGATTAAATAACAGATGGAGATAATAATCACCAGATCAACTGATCAACTCTTCAGCCCGACAGGTTCCTGACTGTCGAGgaatgtttttaaataacatattGTTATAAATACAGAACAAGCTTCATCTTcctacatgaaaaaaagattaaaaaattgaatgtttattttctatttaactcttaatatttcatgtaaattctcttcatttattttcctcattctctattttttttgtgcaattcgtatgtttttatttacatttgtttttctgtataaattgtaaattttttcatgtgttttttcaccGGAATCTCCATCTCTATCGATCTAAACtaaaatatagttttaaaaTCAGTAATCTGTATcgatctttaaaaataaatccagtctCGATCAGACACTATattctttaaatgtaatcaGATACACTAACCTGCATCGTATCTGTTGATTATTGGTTATTGATTATTGGTTGTTGATTATTGGTTATTGGTTGTTGATTGTAGGTTagtgattattgattattggttATTGATTATTGGTTATTGGTTGTTGGTTAGTGATTAttggttattgattattgattattggttATTGGTTATTGGCCCCCTGGGGCCTCGTTGAAACTGACTTCAGTCTGACCAGACGAATAAAGACATTTACTTTAACTtcttatgaatatgaaatatgaatattgtctTGTGGCGGTTCCTCACCTCTTCCAGGAACCTGGTGACATCGTAGACTTTGTGGTCGATGATGATCCAGGTCGATTTGAACGAGTTCTGCGCCTCGATCTCCTCGAGCCTGAAGaacttcgtctcctcctcttcccccatcGAGCCGCCGGTCGCGGGTCGGAGGGTCGCGGGTCGGAGGGACGCGGGTCGGAGGGTCGCGGGTCGGAGGCGGGTCGGTGGGACGCGGGTCGGAGGGACGCGGGTCGGAGGGACGCGGGTCGCGGGTCGGAGGGACGCGGGTCGGAGGGACGCGGGTCGGAGGCGGGTCGGAGGGACGCGGGTCGGAGGGACGCGGGTCGGAGGCGGGTCGGAGGGACGCGGGTCGGAGGGACGCGGGTCGGAGGGTCGCGGGTCGGAGGGACGCGGGTCGGAGGGTCGCGGGTCGGAGGCGGGTCGGTGGGACGCGGGTCGGAGGGACGCGGGTCGGAGGGACGCGGGTCGGAGGCGGGTCGGTGGGACGCGGGTCGCGGGTCGGAGGGACGCGGGTCGGAGGGACGCGGGTCGGACGCGGGTCGCGGGTCGCGGGTCGGAGGGACGCGGGTCGGAGGGACGCGGGTCGCGGGTCGGAGGGACGCGGGTCGGAGGGACGCGGGTCGGACGCGGGTCGCGGGTCGCGGGTCGGAGGGACGCGGGTCGGAGGGACGCGGGTCGCGGGTCGGAGGGTCGCGGGTCGCGGGTCGGAGGGACGCGGGTCGGAGGGACGCGGGTCGGATGATCGCACCGCGTCAGTCGGACTCGGGACTCAGCGACAACTTTGAGCCCAGTTTCTCTCTGGAAGTTTCGAGTCACGTCCCGAGTTTCAACGCTGAAAAAAACCTCACCGCTCGTCAAGTTACACGGAGTGAGACACGCGACTTCCGGTCTCTACTTTCTACTTTCCCtacatttaaagggacagttcagtgattttgaagtgggtttgtattgttacttatgcatagttaacatgtttccttatggagatggtgatcagtgatgtcagttaatggagtttggaggagaagtggaagtagcgtaagtctcagtcccactgttgcagaggggaccgcccAAATAcctatttttcgccacattttaaaacgttgccttaaaaaaaatgaacatagcCGTTCAATAGTACAATAAAGGAAATATCTTtccactgcttcagttttccgccagacagacgtttacgtttgcacatttaaactccgttaaatgacatctgatctccatctccatgaggtgacatatgaactatgcataagtaactcatacaaccccacttcagaatcactgaactgtccctttaatacTGACTCATTCATGTCGCAGCTAAATTACTTCACTTTTAACATCTGTGACCGTGTGTTTCAATGTGTCTGACACTATTCAGGCATTTCACACGAGTTGTGTTGTTCTGAGAACTGCGGAAATCCTTTTTGTGGACTTTATCAatgctttattttgaagggcAACAGTTCGGTTTCCGGTGAGACTGTGATTCTTCTGACGGCATTTCTCAAATATCAGCTCCTGGggtcccgccccccccccccctctaagCGCTGCTATTGGTCGTTCGCTGTCCTACCTTTAGACTCGAggacgtctctgattggtcgtCGCCCTGTCAATCACCGGTGTTCCTGTGGACGAAGACGTCGAGGCGGAAGTTCCCAAGGAAACCGGTTCGTTGCCGGAGTCAGCGCGTCAGGGCGGGTCGCAGCTCCACACCCACCTGACTCGTGTAACCGGTAACAAACGGAGACGAATCGACAAAATACTCCGGAAAAAAACgtcttatttttcctttcccGGCGTTTTCCCGCCGACTCGAACCCAAAGATCGTCTTTGACACAGTACTGTCACTccacagtagaaaaaaaagcccacaccCGGTTTACTGTTTCAAAGATGAACTTCGTCCAGATAAAAAGACACGCAAAGATTGAATATGAAGAAGGTAGAAGATAAATgcgaggaaaacaaatgaatcttcATCAGCGTCTCAACATAACAGCTGAGGGTTTGGAACTTTGCACAAAACCTATGTAACTGAATACGTATGTCGTCAGAGTGAGACCTCGTTCCGTTCTCTCCCATCTTTAGCTAAGAGAAGTATTTGCTGTCGTTCAATCTCTTTCCTGAGATGGTTCTCATAAAACCAAGATTTAATTTAGTAAACGACTTCTATTACAGTCTCGTGTTGATTTAGATATAATGTTGTTGACTTAATATTACTGTAAAATCTGATAAAAGCTAACTCGCTAGGTGGTTTCAAAGAGGTGAGTGACATACTTAATGCTTTAGCTAATTACTCATCGTTTCACTGATTATGTTTATGATATTTATTCGTCTTAAAGCCCCACGAACATAATGTTGAATACACGTTACCAGAGACTAAAgagatttttaataaatcatcataAAACCGGTGGGAAAGTTTCTCACAGTTGATGTTTGTGACTTTATCCTGGTTGTTAACACTGCggctgccaccagggggcgccgCCGACTCGAATAACAAAGTTACACTTGAACAGATGCTAAAATTTACTAGCGTCTTGGCTAATGCTGCCATCAAATGAAACTGGTGAGGGCATGGTCGCGATGTGGGAAGTTGTGTGCACTGCTGCTAGGCAACAGCAACATGGACTCTAATAATAGCATTAGTCCAGAAGCCACAGAGGCTAACAGTTTAGCTAGCAGTCTGGTAAACGTTatgcaggaaatgcaaagaCATAATTCAGGTTCATAAAGGATCAGAGATGAAGATGTTCAGGTCTTAAAAACTGATCTTTTAAACTGTACAGAAACATATTCCCATGTTCTCGTCCTCTTCACGTACATTGTGTTgagaacctgtgtgtgtgtgtgtgcagcaggatgagTGGTGTCCAGCGGTCACTGTTCTTCCTCGGCCTTCCCGACCTGAAGGAGCTGGTCTGCGTCACTCTGAGTCTGCAGGACGACGAGGATCCGAGGGGCAAACAGATTCACATCTGCAGGTGTGTGACGGATGGTCTGGTCACGTGGAATCATTAGTTCATTGCGGCGCTCAGCAGCTTTTTATTGttatgaaaatgtatctttttcGATGTTTAGTTGGGTTTCAcaccaagtaaaaaaaaagctaatatcTACAACTGTTGTACAaacatgaagctaaaatatctcagacGCCACCGTCGTGTGCTGGTGACGGCATCAATGTCccgcccacaaacacacacgctctcgaccaatcctgagtcattgtcagctgtcaatcatgacgtcttcACCCTGTTTTTATATGATCGaataactgatgagaagcaaagtgatcagaaacatgaacacatagcgaacatcagtgataagaatgacctcacatgacatggagggggcggggcttatgacctgtactgcagacagacaccagggggcgatcatgaggatttggcttcactttagaggagccgtcatgtcgtccatctttacgtACAAAAATGAATTCCAACGTTTTGGGTAAAGTCTGATGGTCACACACCAGATGTGTTTGTCAACAGCAGGAGCACGACATCGGTTTATATGAAACCTCAGCGGTCGAAGCAGACAGTCATAGTCGGGCTGCGAGTGATCAGCTGAGGAAACACAGCTGTTGTGTTCAGTGATCGACACCAAGTGAGCGTCCAGTGCTGGTTCTGTATgtcgtgtgtgtgggtggtgtcCGAGCGCTTGAGAGGACGGACAGATGTGCAGAAGTTTGTCAGGGACTAATGTcagggacgtgtgtgtgtgtgtgtgtgtccgtccgcaGAGAGCTGGTGCTGCTGTTCACGGACGTCCTGGCCTCGCCCGCTCTGGACTCCTTCACTCACATCACAGTGGTCGTGGCCGTAAgagaaacatgatttttttgtctttgaatttCAGTTTCCCTTAAGGTTTCCCCTTCCTCTTAAGTACAAAAAAGTAGTATTGTGAATAATAATCGCTGCCACTTCACCATATGAAAAATCTTGGTGGTTAACAAAGTAATAGTGTCGTCGCAGgggtttcaaatgtttttattcatatggTTTGAATTTAAGCCTCAACTCTCAGATGGTGAGGACTGAACCGAATGTCCTCGCTCTCAAGGtctgcacacgcgcacacacacacacacacacacacagacacacacgcacaaacagacacacacgcacacacagacacacacacacaaacagacacagacacacatttgcgTTCTCTGTTGTTGATCCGGACATTTTCAGCAgcattttaaagttttcatgTTGAGGTGAATTAATTGAATCATTCCAGCCGATGTTTTTCTtccgtgttgttgtgtttctgctCCGTCTGTGTGAATCGGTCGCAGTCGTCAAACACTCGTCTCTTTCTCCAGATCCAGTTTCTCCAGAGCGGCGCCCTCCGGGCGTTCGGACACAGACGTcgtctgcaggtgtgtgtgatgaaaagaCCACGAGACCCTTCGTCATATTGTTGAGTTTaatcgtttgtgtgtgtgtgtgtgtgtgtgtgtttgtgtgtgtgtgtttgtgtgtgtctgtgtgtgtgtgtgtgtgtgtgtgtgtgtgtgtctgtgtgtgtgtgtgtgtgtttgtgtgtgtgtgtttgtgtgcgtgtgtttgtgtgtgtgtgtgtgtgtgtgtgtgtgtgtgtgtgtgtgtgtgtgtgtgtgtgtgtgtgtgtgtgcagctgggctctcctcagtgtgtgtttccaggtgacCTGCAGTGTTGTCTGTCCTACTCTCTGATCACCAGACTGGCTCCCAGCTGGAACAAAGCAGGACTCTACCTCGTCTCTGGTACTGTTCACACCCTCATACCTCCGCCAGGGCCAACGCCGGCTCTCACCACTTTAATaagagtggggggaaaaaatgtttttcttcatgtggaCGAGGCTTGAAACTGTAACCCTGTGAACTTTTGGCCCATTGAGATGAAATACAAAGTCAAAGCAAAGATGGGAGTAGCGAATTTTCGCTTCATTCGCGACGCACGACTTGAATGCCGCTTCACttgctcgagttcaaatatttgaacttgataCTGCAGCTCCTGGTGAGAGGTCACAACCTTTATACGATCAAATCTCTCGTCCGAAGCTTTTTctcacgaaaaaaaaagaagcgttTGAGTGAAGCAAATATCAGGAGAAGCAGTGACACTTTGATTCACAGTGAAgattcatcagcagcagcactgaagTTTCCCTTTGCTACACTGTGATTATCAGTAtttatagattatagattatcAACAGACTCTGTGTTGGAAAGAGTTCACAGAGTGTCGACTTCAAAGCAAAGTCCAACCTGTAATCACTGATGTCTTACTGATACGTGAAGTGAATCttggtcaggtgtgtgtgtgtgtgtgtgtgtgtgtgtgtgtgtgtgtgtgtgtgtgtgtgtgtgtgtgtgtgtgtgtgtgtgtgtgtgtgtgtgtgtgtgtgtgtgtgcgtgcgtgcgtgcgtgcgtgcgtgtgtgatctAAGTGCCAGCGGAGTGTTGCAACATGTGGTTGAGCCTTAACCTCGGACCTAGTTTGTTataaaatgttgtgtgtgtgtgtgtgttctctctggtTCTTGTCAGGAAAGGGCTTCCTGGCGGAGAGGGGGAGGCTGAACGCCGTCAGTAAGTGTCACAGCGACATCATTGTCCGACACGTTTTATATATACTTTTGATATTTACTGATTATATAACCACATTGTGGACGACTGTGGCTCAGAAGgaagagtcggtcgtccactgaACCGAAGGTTCAGCTATCAATCACGACGCCTCAGccccgtttttatatcatcaaataactaatgaaaactgcaaagtgatcagaaacaggAACTTACATCAGTCATAAGAATGACCTCACATCtgctaacgtgtgtgtgtgtgtgcctgcgtgtgtgtgtgtgtgcgtgtgtgtgtgtgtgtgtgcgtgtgtgtgtgtgtgtgcgtgtgtctgtgtgtgcgtgtgtctgtgaatgtctgtgtgtgtgtgtctgtgtgtgtgcgtgtctgggtgtgtgtgtgtgtgcgtgcgtgcgtgcgtgtgtctgtgtgtgtgtgtgtctgtgtgtgtgcgtgtctgggtgtgtgtgtgtgtgtgtgtgtgtgtgtgcgtgcgtgcgtgcgtgtgtctgtgtgtgtgtgtgtcaggcatgGAGCTGAGCACCAGTGAGGGTCAACTGTGCTTCAGCATCGACCCCAGCAGCGTCAGACTGCCGCCAACCACCGTACGAGAACAATAACACTGAACTACCGTCACGTTTCTAactttataaataataataataatttattaataatgtagtgtgtgtgtgtgtgtgtgtgtgtgttgcagctggAGGACTTTAACCTCCCTCCATTAGCTCTGCGGAGGTTCTGCAGTGATCGCGACTCCGTCCTCGACCCCGCCTCCTCGGGGGGAACCACCTGGTGTCACGTCCTGCCCAGGTGAGACAGCTCCGCCTGCTGGACACAGAGCAGACGACACCCTAACAGGTTGGACCATCTAATCTGTGGAGGCAAAACATTGCaacaaataatatgaaatatttaaactttcCAATGGTGCTTGAACACATCAAGTGTGACGTTTCCTCAGTCAGGAAACGTAACCAAAAACAAACTAGTTTCTTTATTTACTTCCCAAACCACATATTAAATGTGACTGCAGTACCTCTGCTGGTGTGGGTCTGTAACTGCAAGgttaaaaaagttgaaaaactTAATTTTATTATCTGGAATAAGACTTTGAGAGTAACAGTTGTcggcctttctttttctttaaatttgatatttttttctttataatattttatataaatgtggAATATGACGTCAAGTAAAATGGAGGCAGGGTGTGTAACGCTGTGTGAGACCAGCAGGTGGAGCAACCCCGTCTTTAACACCAGCTTGCAGCAGATTCACACCAGTGCTCAGTGATTGTtttctctcacctgtgtgtgtgtgtgtgtgtgtgtgtgtgtgttcagcatgAAGAAAGGTCAGATAATCACCATCAGCCGTCGCCTGCCACGAGACGGACCCTTCAGGACCTACGCAGACCTGCAGAGCCACTGGAACCgcctggtacacacacacacacacacac
This window of the Scophthalmus maximus strain ysfricsl-2021 chromosome 21, ASM2237912v1, whole genome shotgun sequence genome carries:
- the LOC118291187 gene encoding cytochrome b5 — its product is MGEEEETKFFRLEEIEAQNSFKSTWIIIDHKVYDVTRFLEEHPGGEEVLREQAGGNATESFEDVGHSSDAREMALGMVIGELHPDDRDKIAEPVETPVTIVKEETSWWTNWLIPSLMAAIVTLMYRIYTAESE